The following are encoded in a window of Synechococcus sp. PCC 7335 genomic DNA:
- a CDS encoding carboxymuconolactone decarboxylase family protein, translating into MSVVDEKENSDVSQKKSERYRRGWQKLKEVDGEAGEQVIESLKGVAPDLARYTVEFPFGDIYNRPGLDLKSREIATVAALTALGNAQPQLKVHLHGALNVGCTRAEVIEVIIQMAVYAGFPAALNGIAVAKSVFAERDEIADRNKKE; encoded by the coding sequence ATGTCAGTAGTCGATGAGAAAGAAAACAGTGATGTTTCACAGAAGAAGAGTGAACGTTACCGCCGGGGCTGGCAAAAGCTGAAGGAGGTCGATGGCGAAGCTGGTGAGCAGGTGATTGAGAGCCTGAAGGGTGTCGCCCCTGACCTAGCTCGTTACACTGTTGAGTTTCCCTTCGGAGATATATATAACAGACCAGGACTAGATTTGAAGTCTAGAGAGATTGCTACAGTCGCTGCATTGACGGCACTTGGAAATGCTCAACCACAGCTGAAAGTTCATCTTCACGGTGCTTTGAACGTAGGGTGTACTCGTGCAGAAGTGATTGAAGTGATTATTCAGATGGCCGTCTACGCTGGCTTCCCCGCTGCGCTGAACGGCATCGCTGTGGCGAAGTCGGTTTTTGCAGAAAGAGATGAGATTGCAGATAGAAACAAGAAAGAGTAA